The region CATAAATTAAACACTGACAGGGAACATTTTACAGCACCATCATTACTATTACATAAGAAGGTGCTGTAAAATGTTCTGATGATActtgcatacttttacttaaataaggtttgaatgcaggattttaatttgtaacaGGGTATTTGCATTCTATACTGTAGGCGTAGTGTATCTGTgaacaatcccaaatacaattCATTGTTTACATTGCAGCTAGTGCTGCGCCAGAAGAAAaaaacctttttcttttttaactgGAAGTGGAAAGGGGTTGGGCTACATAAAGTGGATTGAGCCAACACAAACATTAGACTGGGACTAAGAAAGATAATATGAAAGtataaaaacaaaggcattaattagggctgcaAAATGTCTCTCATTGTAATGGTGATTagatttttaaatgctaacacttaacagttGTTTCTTACTGTGTGTTTCCTGTTACCTGCAGACGTCCagctgctggtggtggttaaagaagaggttctccctgaccagcaggagtggagcaccAGTCTAGACCAGGtggacccagagcccccccaACACATTAAACAGGAACAAGAGGAACTCGGgatcagtcaggagggagagcagcttcaggagctggaggaggctgatatcacagagtccactttcactcctgaccctgtgaagagtgaagatgataaagagaaacctcagtcctcacagcctcatcaaagacaaactgaacacatcgaaacagaagctgatggagttgactgtcgaggaccagaaccagccaggaactcagatccagagagcagtttacaaccaaagactgatAACGACACTGgggactcttctgaacctgacactggggactcttctgaacctgacactggtgactcttctgaacctgacactggagactcttctgaacctgacactgaagacagtgctgattggaaggagaccagagaacctgcgTCAGGcacaaactcactgaaaaatagacaaGAATATGTCAGTGATTcaagccgtagtgctgtaaagAAACAATTTGGCTGCTCTGTGTGTACGAAATCTTTTACATATAGAAAAAATGTTCAgcgacacatgagaatccacacaggagagaaaccattcaactgctcagtctgtaagaaagctttttcacagaatatacatttaaaggaacacatgagaggccacacaggagagaaaccacacaacTGCTCAGTCTGTGAGAACGCTTTTTCAaggagtggaagtttaaaggcacacatgagaatccacacaggagagaaaccacacagctgctcagtctgtaagaaagctttttcacggagtggaagtttaaaggcacacatgagaggccacacaggagagaaaccacacaacTGCTCAGTTTGTGAGAAAGCATTTTCACGGGGTGGaagtttaaagacacacatgagaatccacacaggagaggaaatatagagctgcaatgtttgtgacaaaaTAGTTAAATGGCGTAGTGATTTCAAAAGACACAAGTGTGTTGGTCATCAGTCCTCACAGCTTAATGAATAAGTCTTAAGACAGTTCACACATGAGAAAAAACAGTCTTGACTGGATTAACATTGTTGCACAACATTCATATAAACAGGGCTGCAGATAACTGGTGCACATGCGCACCCCACGCCAAAAAAGAGCACCggatcatttgaaaaaaggcgcatttgcgcaccaacattgagagagagggggagagagagagaaaagagagagagaagagagatatttgcgagttgcataagAACTGGAAAGATAGCAggttttcccacacatagactttacttgggcgggctgcccaggtatat is a window of Pseudochaenichthys georgianus unplaced genomic scaffold, fPseGeo1.2 scaffold_596_arrow_ctg1, whole genome shotgun sequence DNA encoding:
- the LOC139432883 gene encoding zinc finger protein 79-like, with amino-acid sequence MERETVCLTEFAGKGDIGNMSRVQMLLSLKKQRFTASAEEIFALFEKTIAELEEELSVSKEENERLQKLLDAVLQPQLRIHRADVQLLVVVKEEVLPDQQEWSTSLDQVDPEPPQHIKQEQEELGISQEGEQLQELEEADITESTFTPDPVKSEDDKEKPQSSQPHQRQTEHIETEADGVDCRGPEPARNSDPESSLQPKTDNDTGDSSEPDTGDSSEPDTGDSSEPDTGDSSEPDTEDSADWKETREPASGTNSLKNRQEYVSDSSRSAVKKQFGCSVCTKSFTYRKNVQRHMRIHTGEKPFNCSVCKKAFSQNIHLKEHMRGHTGEKPHNCSVCENAFSRSGSLKAHMRIHTGEKPHSCSVCKKAFSRSGSLKAHMRGHTGEKPHNCSVCEKAFSRGGSLKTHMRIHTGEEI